One Piscinibacter lacus genomic window, CGCTGCTGGCCCCGGCCCCGATCCCGGCGGCTGGCATTGATCGGGCCGCGTCGGATGCGGAGGCGGGCCCGGGAGCCGAGGCGGTCCTGGCCAAGGCCGCCGGGGCCGCGGGCGGGGTCGCCTCGCCCGCCGGCCCCAGACCGCGGCCCAGCCCCCAGCCCAGGGCCAGCATCAACAGCAGGCCCAGGCCGGTGGCGATCGTTCGCCCGCGCCCACCCAGGCGCTGCACGGGGCGGGCCAGCACCTCGGCGGCGGCCCGGTCGACGGTGGGTGCATCGACCTGCACCTGCTCGGCCGCATAGGCGGCCAGCAGGGCGCGGTCGGCCAGCAGATTGATGCGGCGCGGCACGCCGCCGCTGTGGCGGTGGATGCGTCGCAGCGCGTCGGGCGTGAAGGGGCTGGCGCCGCGCGCGCCGGCGATCGCGAGGCGGTGGGCGATGTACTGGCGCGTCTCGGCCTCGGTCAGCGGGCCGAGGTGGTAGCGGGCGATCACGCGCTGCGCAAGCTGCTCCAGCTCGGGCCGGGCCAGCAGCTCGCGCAGCTCGGGCTGGCCGATCAGCACGATCTGCAGCAGCTTGCGCTCGCGCGTCTCCAGATTGGTCAGCAGCCGCAGTTGCTCGAGCACGGCGGCGTCGAGGTTCTGGGCTTCGTCGATCACCAGCACGGCCTGGCGGCCGGCGGCATGGCCTTCGAGCAGGAAGGCGTTCAGCGGGTCGATGCAGCCCTTGACCGTGGCCTCGCCGGGCGGCGGATGCGGCAGGCCGAATTCCTCGCAGACCGTGGTCAGCAGTTCGACGACGCTGAGCTTGGGGTTGAAGATGTAGGCGACCCGGCAGTGCGCCGGCATCTGTTCGAGGAAGGCGCGGCAGACGGTGGTCTTGCCCGCGCCGATCTCGCCGCTGAGCAGCACGACGCCGCCGCCGCTGTCCAGGCCATAGAGCAGATGGGCCAGCGCCTCGCGATGGTGATCGCTGAGGTAGAGGAAGCGCGGATCGGGGGCGATCGAGAAGGGCGGGTGCTCAAGCCCGAAGTGGCGCGCGTACATGGGCCCGAGCATAGCGAGCCCGCGCGACTCAGCCCGCCGGGCCCTCGTCGGCTACCGGCGCCTTGCCGGCGGCCGGTGGCGGGGCGGCCGGCCGCGGCGGCTTGGGCCGGGGAGGCTTGCTGGTGTGCAGCAACTGGGTGGCCTGGGTCATGTTCCCGCCGAGCAGGGCCGGCAGGGCCAGGCTGGCGCGGATCACCGAGGCTTCGATGGCCTCGCGCTGCGGCGAGGGCGGCTTGCCCAGCACATAGCCCGCCACCGCGGCCTTGTCGCCGGGATGGCCGATGCCGATGCGCAGCCGCCAGTAGTCGCCCGTGCCAAGCTGGGCGTGGATGTCGCGCAGGCCGTTGTGACCGGCATGGCCGCCGCCGAACTTGAGCTTGAGCTCGCCGGGCGGCAGGTCCAGCTCGTCATGGGCCACCAGGATCTCGTCGGGCGCGATCTTGAAGAAGCGCGCCAGCGCGCCGACCGACTTGCCCGAGAGGTTCATGAAGGTCATCGGCGCGAGCAGCCAGACCGGACCTTCGACGCCCGGCAGCGGCCGCGCGACCCGCGCGACATTGCCGAAGTGGCCGCGCTCGGGCACCAGGTGGGTCTTGAGCTCGCGCGCCACGGCGTCCAGCCACCAGAAGCCGGCGTTGTGGCGGGTGGCCTCGTACTCGGGGCCGGGATTGCCCAGGCCGACCAGCAGGCGGATCGTCATCGGGGGACCTTTTCAGGAAAGGGCGGCGGGCCGCAAAGCAAGAAGCCCCGGCAGGCCGGGGCTTCTGGACGCGCGAAGGATCGCAGCGGCCCGCGGGCCGCCGTCGATTTACTTCTTGCCCTTCTTCTTCTCCGGGGCCGGGGCGGCGGCCACGATGATGACTTCCGCGACCGGCTCGACCACCGACAGGATCGGGGGGTTCTTCTTGCCGTGGGTCAGGACCTTGGCATCGGCCGGCAGCTTGACGTCCTCGACGTGCAGGGTCTGGCCCTTGACCACGTTCGACACGTCCACCTCCAGGAACTCGGGCAGCTTCTCGGCCAGGCACTCGATGTGGATCTCGTGGGCGATGGGGTTCAGCGTGCACTTGTCCAGCTTGACGGCCGGCGAGTTCTCGCCGCCGACGAAGTGCAGCGGCACCTTCTTCTTGATGCGGGTGGTCGCATCGACGCGCTGGAAGTCCACGTGCAGGATCAGCGGCTTGAAGGGGTGGTACTGCACGTCACGCAGCAGGACCTTGGTGGTGGTGCCGGCCAGTTCCATCGCGAGGATGGACGAGTGGAAGGCTTCCTTCTTCAAGGCGTGGAAGAGCGCGTTGTGGTCC contains:
- the pth gene encoding aminoacyl-tRNA hydrolase, translated to MTIRLLVGLGNPGPEYEATRHNAGFWWLDAVARELKTHLVPERGHFGNVARVARPLPGVEGPVWLLAPMTFMNLSGKSVGALARFFKIAPDEILVAHDELDLPPGELKLKFGGGHAGHNGLRDIHAQLGTGDYWRLRIGIGHPGDKAAVAGYVLGKPPSPQREAIEASVIRASLALPALLGGNMTQATQLLHTSKPPRPKPPRPAAPPPAAGKAPVADEGPAG
- a CDS encoding 50S ribosomal protein L25/general stress protein Ctc; translation: MNFVAFAREKQGTGASRRLRNTGRTPGIVYGAGEPAVIELDHNALFHALKKEAFHSSILAMELAGTTTKVLLRDVQYHPFKPLILHVDFQRVDATTRIKKKVPLHFVGGENSPAVKLDKCTLNPIAHEIHIECLAEKLPEFLEVDVSNVVKGQTLHVEDVKLPADAKVLTHGKKNPPILSVVEPVAEVIIVAAAPAPEKKKGKK
- a CDS encoding AAA family ATPase, giving the protein MYARHFGLEHPPFSIAPDPRFLYLSDHHREALAHLLYGLDSGGGVVLLSGEIGAGKTTVCRAFLEQMPAHCRVAYIFNPKLSVVELLTTVCEEFGLPHPPPGEATVKGCIDPLNAFLLEGHAAGRQAVLVIDEAQNLDAAVLEQLRLLTNLETRERKLLQIVLIGQPELRELLARPELEQLAQRVIARYHLGPLTEAETRQYIAHRLAIAGARGASPFTPDALRRIHRHSGGVPRRINLLADRALLAAYAAEQVQVDAPTVDRAAAEVLARPVQRLGGRGRTIATGLGLLLMLALGWGLGRGLGPAGEATPPAAPAALARTASAPGPASASDAARSMPAAGIGAGASSAAASPAPDAPADPLWAALAQRWKLPPTRLAGAEPCEAVQAEGLRCQRLELRAESLRRLDRPGLLTLRRSGGGPSETVLLRGWTEDGAEIDSAQGRFTLPADRLAAAGRLSFLTLWRPTPGYRGPGLGFDEAQIEQAFIRLAPELGGSLPASSSLRERVRAFQRQQGLPADGLIGPLTLMQLNRALDLPEPRLDRRAAP